A genomic window from Salvia miltiorrhiza cultivar Shanhuang (shh) chromosome 5, IMPLAD_Smil_shh, whole genome shotgun sequence includes:
- the LOC130985188 gene encoding glycolate oxidase: protein MTSWKMENITNVMEFEPIAREKLPKMVYDYYASGAEDQWTLQENRNAFSRILFRPRILIDVSKIDTITTVLGYKISMPIMVAPTAMQKMAHPEGELATARAAAATGTIMTLSSWATSSVEEVASTGPGIQFFQLYVLKDRNIVQQLVRRAEKAGFKAIALTVDTPRLGRREADIKNRFALPPHLTLKNFEGLDLGSIDRTNDSGLATYVAGQVDRSLNWKDVKWLQTITKLPILVKGVLTAEDASLAVQAGVAGIIVSNHGARQLDYVPATIMALEEVVRAAEGRVPVFLDGGIRRGTDVFKALALGASGVFIGRPVVFALAAGGEAGVKKAIGMLRDELELTMALSGCRSIKEITRAHVVAPWDTGSPRVAPRL from the exons ATGACTTCCTGGAAAATGGAAAACATTACCAATGTTATGGAGTTTGAGCCCATTGCCAGGGAGAAATTGCCCAAGATGGTGTACGATTATTATGCGTCTGGCGCTGAGGACCAGTGGACTCTCCAAGAAAACCGCAACGCCTTTTCTAGGATACT GTTTCGCCCTCGCATTCTGATTGATGTTAGCAAGATCGATACAATTACAACCGTTTTGGGATACAAAATCTCAATGCCGATCATGGTTGCTCCGACAGCAATGCAGAAAATGGCACACCCTGAAG GTGAGCTTGCCACAGcaagagcagcagcagctaCTGGCACTATCATG ACATTATCCTCATGGGCCACTTCCAGCGTAGAAGAAGTCGCCTCAACTGGACCTGGCATTCAATTCTTTCAGCTCTAC GTTTTAAAAGACAGGAACATTGTTCAACAACTTGTGAGAAGGGCTGAAAAGGCTGGTTTCAAGGCAATTGCTCTTACAGTCGATACTCCAAGGCTCGGACGAAGGGAAGCTGATATCAAGAACAG ATTTGCATTGCCACCCCACTTGACACTAAAAAATTTCGAAGGCTTGGATCTTGGCTCTATAGACAGG ACGAACGACTCTGGACTAGCTACGTACGTTGCTGGTCAAGTCGACCGTTCCCTTAACTGGAAG GATGTGAAGTGGCTTCAAACGATAACTAAGTTGCCGATTCTAGTGAAGGGTGTGCTAACTGCTGAGGACG CAAGCCTGGCCGTACAAGCAGGGGTAGCCGGGATCATTGTGTCGAACCACGGAGCTCGACAGCTCGATTATGTTCCTGCAACCATCATGGCCTTGGAGGAGGTAGTGAGAGCTGCGGAGGGCAGAGTTCCTGTTTTCCTAGACGGCGGGATCAGGCGTGGAACCGACGTCTTCAAAGCGCTAGCACTCGGGGCGTCTGGTGTTTTT ATCGGAAGGCCGGTAGTTTTCGCGCTGGCGGCTGGCGGCGAGGCGGGCGTGAAGAAAGCCATCGGGATGCTGCGTGATGAGCTGGAGCTGACGATGGCGCTGAGTGGGTGTCGCTCGATAAAGGAAATCACGCGCGCCCATGTCGTGGCGCCGTGGGACACGGGAAGTCCTCGTGTTGCACCGCGTTTGTGA